One Mycolicibacter sp. MU0083 DNA window includes the following coding sequences:
- a CDS encoding DUF6188 family protein produces MYTQWIEDCVVQRVSVRDGLVLDLDDYNEVVISRPLLLTLPAADRFPAEAVLINPLQISVYERPLLNLAGAVCTQAWSGDDGGLHLGFSRGHRIDVDPDEQFTAWELYGKRHGYMACLPHGRVRVVRHDIPESDDANIVNR; encoded by the coding sequence ATGTACACCCAGTGGATCGAAGATTGTGTCGTGCAACGGGTTTCGGTGCGCGACGGCTTGGTACTCGACCTGGACGACTACAACGAAGTCGTCATCTCGCGCCCCCTGCTGCTCACTCTGCCCGCAGCAGATCGCTTTCCCGCCGAGGCAGTCCTCATCAATCCCTTGCAGATCTCGGTCTACGAGCGCCCGCTGCTGAACCTGGCCGGCGCAGTGTGCACCCAGGCCTGGTCCGGTGACGACGGGGGGTTGCACCTGGGCTTCTCCCGTGGTCACCGCATCGACGTCGACCCCGACGAGCAGTTCACCGCGTGGGAGCTGTACGGCAAGCGGCACGGCTACATGGCCTGTCTGCCGCACGGGCGTGTCCGCGTGGTCCGACACGACATCCCCGAAAGCGACGACGCCAACATCGTGAACCGATAA
- a CDS encoding RND family transporter, which translates to MADRTAGSSVTPARAARRETPVDPASSREYSARLAALGRFTVRHKALTIGVWIGAAIVLALLFPQLETVVRQQSVDLIPRDAPSLQTVERLSTAFNEQGSKTMLFVAMEDPAGLTPATQQRYDRLLERLRADSEHVLLVQDLLADPVTRAQAVSADGTSWYLPVGVSGTLGDPTAAESVQAVRDITAEVFAGSSTTAQVTGPPATFSDMIAAAEHDLLLISIATAAMIALILLIVYRSVFTALLPLLVIGLSLAVGRGVLSALGEMGMPVSQFTVAFMTAILLGAGTDYTVFLISRYHEQRRAQVPAEQAIIHATASIGRVILASAATVALAFLAMVFARLSVFAALGPACAIAVLFGFLATVTLLPPVLALAAKRGIGEPKSDRTRRYWNSVAVAVVRRPVPLLIVSLVILLALSAVAATIKISYDDRKGQPATTASNQGYQLLDRHFRKDVVITEFLVVENPTDMRTGKGLADLDEMASRVSQVPGVTKVSGVTRPTGERLDQAQLAWQNGQIGDKMAGAVADGNARRDDLTKLTDGADQLAGGLAQLDTTVRTALTPLAGILTQAQSAGAQVNQFRPLLQQLSATAPAVDQAIQAGPGLRPLADQAQHAITTLDPLVGALNTSPWCATTPQCAQIRDQVQILTTLRNNGFFTQIADLGDRYNPASNATVAGTLTTVQNAVTSLDNAFGALGNPADLASNLRRLQDGIGQLASGAQALATGVRTLADSNIEMLSGMSQIATQLQNSARAAQDSDSASGFYLPANAFENRQFTDVAKQFLSPDGKTARFMIETSYDPYSVEAMNLAHQITDVANAARPNTSLAEATVSVAGFPAVNSDIQRFLWADFFQLALATTVIVGLILVLLLRALLAPIYLLGTVLLNYLASIGFGVLVFQWILGHEIAWPVPLLAFIILVAVGADYNMLLVSRLREESGSNIRVGVLRTVANTGAVITSAGLIFAVSMFGLMVGSVAIMIQAGLIIGFGLLLDTFLVRTLTVPAIATLLREASWWPQRAPTNQPPTAVTSPR; encoded by the coding sequence GTGGCCGACCGCACGGCAGGCTCTTCGGTAACACCGGCCCGCGCTGCCCGGCGCGAGACTCCCGTCGATCCCGCGTCCAGCCGTGAATACAGCGCTCGGCTCGCAGCGTTGGGACGATTCACTGTGCGGCACAAAGCCTTGACCATCGGGGTGTGGATCGGCGCCGCGATCGTCTTGGCGCTGCTGTTCCCGCAGCTGGAAACGGTGGTGCGCCAGCAGTCGGTGGATTTGATTCCGCGCGACGCCCCGTCGCTGCAAACGGTGGAGCGGCTGAGTACCGCCTTCAACGAGCAGGGGTCGAAAACCATGCTGTTCGTGGCCATGGAAGACCCCGCCGGTCTGACCCCGGCGACCCAACAGCGCTACGACCGCCTTCTGGAACGACTGCGCGCAGACAGCGAGCACGTGTTACTGGTGCAGGATCTGCTGGCCGATCCGGTCACCCGAGCCCAGGCTGTCAGCGCCGACGGCACATCGTGGTATCTGCCGGTGGGAGTGAGCGGCACGCTGGGTGACCCGACCGCTGCGGAGTCCGTCCAGGCGGTGCGGGACATCACCGCAGAAGTGTTCGCCGGTTCGTCCACCACCGCGCAGGTGACCGGGCCGCCGGCGACGTTCAGTGACATGATCGCCGCCGCCGAGCATGATCTGCTGTTGATCTCGATCGCCACCGCCGCCATGATCGCGCTGATCCTGCTGATCGTCTACCGGTCGGTGTTCACCGCGCTGCTGCCGCTGCTGGTGATCGGGCTGAGCTTGGCCGTCGGGCGCGGCGTCCTGTCCGCGCTGGGCGAGATGGGCATGCCGGTCTCACAATTCACCGTCGCGTTCATGACCGCGATCCTGCTCGGCGCCGGCACCGACTACACCGTGTTCCTGATCAGCCGCTACCACGAGCAGCGCCGCGCCCAGGTACCGGCCGAGCAGGCCATCATCCACGCCACCGCCAGCATCGGCCGCGTCATCCTGGCCTCCGCCGCCACCGTGGCCCTGGCCTTCCTGGCCATGGTGTTCGCCCGCTTGAGCGTGTTCGCCGCCCTAGGCCCCGCATGCGCCATCGCGGTCCTGTTCGGTTTCCTGGCCACCGTCACCCTGCTACCGCCCGTGCTGGCACTGGCAGCTAAACGGGGCATCGGTGAACCCAAATCCGATCGCACCCGCCGCTATTGGAACAGTGTCGCCGTCGCGGTGGTGCGCCGTCCGGTGCCACTGCTGATCGTCAGCCTCGTCATCCTGCTCGCGCTGTCAGCGGTAGCCGCGACCATCAAAATCAGCTACGACGACCGCAAAGGCCAACCCGCCACCACCGCCAGCAACCAGGGCTACCAACTGTTGGACCGCCACTTCCGCAAAGACGTCGTCATCACCGAATTCCTCGTCGTCGAGAACCCCACCGACATGCGCACCGGCAAAGGACTGGCCGACCTCGACGAAATGGCCTCCCGCGTCTCCCAGGTTCCCGGTGTCACCAAAGTCTCCGGCGTCACCCGCCCCACCGGGGAACGCCTCGATCAAGCGCAACTGGCCTGGCAAAACGGTCAAATAGGAGACAAGATGGCCGGCGCGGTCGCCGACGGTAACGCTCGCCGCGACGACCTCACCAAACTCACCGACGGCGCCGATCAACTCGCCGGCGGACTGGCCCAACTCGACACCACCGTGCGCACCGCACTGACCCCCCTGGCGGGCATCCTCACGCAAGCCCAATCCGCCGGCGCTCAGGTCAACCAGTTCCGACCACTACTGCAACAACTCTCAGCGACCGCCCCTGCGGTCGATCAGGCCATCCAAGCCGGCCCCGGCCTACGCCCCCTGGCCGACCAAGCACAACACGCCATCACCACCTTGGACCCGCTCGTCGGTGCCCTCAACACCTCGCCGTGGTGTGCCACCACACCCCAATGCGCCCAGATCCGCGACCAAGTACAGATCCTGACCACCCTGCGCAACAACGGATTCTTCACCCAAATCGCCGACCTCGGCGACCGCTACAACCCCGCCAGCAATGCCACCGTCGCCGGCACCCTCACCACCGTCCAAAACGCCGTCACCTCGCTGGACAACGCTTTCGGGGCGCTGGGAAACCCCGCTGACCTGGCCAGCAACCTGCGCCGCCTCCAAGACGGGATCGGCCAACTCGCCTCCGGAGCCCAAGCGTTGGCCACCGGTGTGCGCACCCTAGCCGACAGCAACATCGAAATGCTCTCCGGGATGAGCCAGATCGCCACCCAACTCCAGAACTCTGCACGCGCCGCCCAGGACTCCGACTCAGCAAGCGGTTTCTATCTGCCGGCCAACGCCTTCGAGAACCGCCAATTCACCGACGTCGCGAAACAATTCCTCTCACCAGACGGCAAAACAGCACGGTTCATGATCGAAACCAGCTACGACCCCTACAGCGTCGAGGCCATGAACCTCGCCCACCAGATCACCGACGTCGCCAACGCCGCGCGCCCCAACACCTCCCTGGCTGAGGCCACCGTCTCGGTCGCCGGCTTCCCCGCCGTCAACTCCGACATCCAACGATTCCTCTGGGCAGACTTCTTCCAACTTGCGCTGGCCACCACCGTCATTGTCGGCCTCATCCTGGTGCTGCTGCTACGCGCACTACTGGCACCGATCTACCTGCTCGGCACCGTCCTGCTCAACTACCTCGCCTCGATCGGATTCGGCGTCCTGGTATTTCAGTGGATCCTCGGTCACGAAATCGCTTGGCCGGTACCTCTATTGGCGTTCATCATCCTCGTCGCCGTCGGCGCCGACTACAACATGCTGCTGGTCTCCCGACTACGCGAAGAATCCGGAAGCAACATCCGCGTCGGAGTGCTGCGCACCGTCGCCAACACCGGCGCCGTCATCACCTCCGCCGGCCTGATCTTCGCCGTCAGCATGTTCGGCCTCATGGTCGGCTCGGTAGCCATCATGATCCAAGCCGGCCTCATCATCGGCTTCGGACTACTGCTCGACACCTTCCTCGTACGCACCCTCACCGTGCCCGCCATCGCCACACTCCTCCGCGAAGCAAGCTGGTGGCCACAACGTGCGCCAACAAACCAACCCCCAACGGCAGTCACCTCCCCCAGATAA